From the Thermodesulfovibrio thiophilus DSM 17215 genome, the window AGAGACTTATGACTGGCTTGAAGACTATTTCTGGAGAATTGTTCAGCCAGACACTGATAAATACACAGCTCAGGTTGCATTAAATCCAACGCATGGCTATTTTATTAGAATTCTGCCTGGACAGAAGCTTGAATATCCTGTACAGACCTGTCTTATGATTGCAGAGGGATACATAAGTCAGAATGTTCATAATATAATAATTGTTGAAGAAGGAGCAGAACTTAATGTAATAACTGGATGCACACTTTCTCGGTCTGATGCTACTGGAATTCACCTTGGTATTTCAGAATTCTACGTTAAAAAGGGAGGCAAACTATTTTTCACAATGATACATAACTGGGCAGAAAACTTTTACGTTAGACCCAGAACAGCGGTTTTAGTTGAAGAAGATGGTGTTTATGTAAATAACTATGCTTTGCTTAAACCTGTAAAATCAATACAATCCTTTCCAGTTGTTTACTTAAAAGGAGATAGATCTTCTGCGAGGTTTAATACAGTAATATATGGATTGGAAGAATCATACATTGACCTTGGTTCAAAAATAATATTTGAAGGTAAAGATACAAAAGGCGAGTCTATAGCACGAACAATTGCTGACCATACAAGCGTGATCTATTCACGAGGTGATTTAATTGCAAAAACTAATAACTACTGCATGGGCAGGCTTGACTGTAGAGGCATTATTTTTTCTCAAGAAGCTTCAATATATGCTATACCTCAGTTAATCTCCTACGGAGCAGACAGAGCAGACCTATCCCATGAAGCTTCGATTGGTCCTATCTCGGAGGAACAGGTTGAGTATCTTATGGCAAGAGGAATGACAAAAGATGAAGCCACCAGTCTTATTACTAGTGGTTTTTTAAATCTTGATATCCCGTTTCTGCCAGAAATTATAGATAAACATATTAAAGAAGTAGTACAGATTACATCAAAGGAATCAATGTAAAAAACAGCTGACCATGTGTCCAGGTGCAACTTCATACAGGGAGGGAGACTTATTTATGCAATCCTTCCCTGTATATTTACATCTTGGATGAAATACACATCCCTGTGGTAACTGTTTAAAATCAGGAACATTTCCAGGGATACCTTCTATCTTCTTTTTTTCCCCAGGTACACAATCTAATAGAGCCCTGGTATATGGATGCAAAGGATTTTTGAAAATTTCTTCCACTGAAGCCATTTCCATAATTCTTCCTGCATACATAACCATAACTCTGTCTGCATACTCACCGAGGATATTTATATCGTGTGTTATCAAAATTAAAGCTCTATTTTCTTTTTTTACAAGCAAGTACAGAAGATCGAGGATTTCTTCCTGTACAGTCACATCAAGCGCGGTTGTAGGCTCATCAGCAATGATAAGGTCTGGTTCACATGCTACAGCCATTGCTATCATTACTCTCTGCCTCATTCCACCAGATAGTTCGTGTGGATAGCTATTGATTGTATGAGCTATTTTAAACTTCTGCAATAACTGTTTTGTTTGCTCCAATGCTTCTTTTTTTGATAATTTATTATGATAAATGAACATTTCTGCAACTTGATATCCTATCTTAAGAACAGGATTTAATGAAGCCATTGGATCCTGAAATATACAGGCAATCTGTCTTCCTCGAATGTTTATAATCTCATTATAAGAAAGAGTTAAAATATTTTGATTTTTAAATATTAATTTGCCATTAATTAAGAAATAATCCGGCAATAGATTAATTATTGATAATCCTGTGAGTGTTTTTCCACTACCACTTTCTCCAACAATAGAGAAAATCTCACCTGTATTAATATGAAAATTAACATTATCTATATAGGTTGAATTTTTATATTGAATACTGAGGTTTTGAACCTGTAACAGCACGTTACTACTTGTTTAAAGCTTCTTTCAGAGCTTTGCTCATTTTAAAATTTATTGCTTTTTGAGGTGGAACATTAATCTGCTCACCTGTTTTGGGATTTCTTGCAATTCTTTCCTGCCTTTGTTTAAGTTTAAAATTGGCAAAGCCTCTGATTTCAATCTTTTCACCTTTTGATAAACTATCTTTCATGCAATCAAAAATCATATCTATGATTATTTCAATTTGTTTTTTTGTTAAAATATTTACTTTTTGAGCAACTCGTTCAACTAATTCTGACTTTTTCATGGTTCCTCCTCAATTTTAATTTTGTGGTGTTGGTAAATATAAGTAATATACTTGCATATAAGGTAAAATCTTTTTCAGCAATGACTCAGCATCTCCTTTTAAAAAATTAATCAATAATGGTGATTTTTTTATTACTATCTCTGGTTCACCTTTTATGTTACCAAGCTGTGCAGCTATTTTAATAGCATAGTCAAGGTCGCCAACTTCATCAACAAGCCCAAGATCTTTTGCCTTTAATCCTGTGAATACTCTTCCATCTGCTATTTTTTTAACATTTTCTAAAGGAATTTTTCGTCCTTCAGCAACAGCCTTAACGAATTGATCATGAACATCATTTGTTAATTTCTGCAAGATTTCTTTCTCTTCACTTTGTAACGATTTGAAAGGAGAT encodes:
- a CDS encoding SufB/SufD family protein, which translates into the protein MPVSKKYIEEINLKAEKAINKPAIYGDDIDLTKFQKYIERGKIESLELLPELVKEAAVMAGVDVEEKERSGSYVQMDHSVVYKRLNKLYEGKVEIMSTDEAVETYDWLEDYFWRIVQPDTDKYTAQVALNPTHGYFIRILPGQKLEYPVQTCLMIAEGYISQNVHNIIIVEEGAELNVITGCTLSRSDATGIHLGISEFYVKKGGKLFFTMIHNWAENFYVRPRTAVLVEEDGVYVNNYALLKPVKSIQSFPVVYLKGDRSSARFNTVIYGLEESYIDLGSKIIFEGKDTKGESIARTIADHTSVIYSRGDLIAKTNNYCMGRLDCRGIIFSQEASIYAIPQLISYGADRADLSHEASIGPISEEQVEYLMARGMTKDEATSLITSGFLNLDIPFLPEIIDKHIKEVVQITSKESM
- a CDS encoding ABC transporter ATP-binding protein; protein product: MLLQVQNLSIQYKNSTYIDNVNFHINTGEIFSIVGESGSGKTLTGLSIINLLPDYFLINGKLIFKNQNILTLSYNEIINIRGRQIACIFQDPMASLNPVLKIGYQVAEMFIYHNKLSKKEALEQTKQLLQKFKIAHTINSYPHELSGGMRQRVMIAMAVACEPDLIIADEPTTALDVTVQEEILDLLYLLVKKENRALILITHDINILGEYADRVMVMYAGRIMEMASVEEIFKNPLHPYTRALLDCVPGEKKKIEGIPGNVPDFKQLPQGCVFHPRCKYTGKDCINKSPSLYEVAPGHMVSCFLH
- a CDS encoding HU family DNA-binding protein, with product MKKSELVERVAQKVNILTKKQIEIIIDMIFDCMKDSLSKGEKIEIRGFANFKLKQRQERIARNPKTGEQINVPPQKAINFKMSKALKEALNK